The Trichoderma atroviride chromosome 5, complete sequence genome contains a region encoding:
- a CDS encoding uncharacterized protein (SECRETED:SignalP(1-23)), which produces MRATPLALLTLWLSASNYNGVYAQSIQPLDQPIKAVSSGEFGLPQELHVQLHSHLPVHGRDGEAIVLGTYSGGSDAQPVTEDDHDNLERRGLWSFVWAATKVFINPMSWTSGITLGNLACQALGWWNSAPSWVSYTCNSFGIISAMFSVWDGRADLATAWNDWKNEGSYQGNLESLQLLPFYNDYGNVVDNVGRGLPSVKRGNEAGYYDWSVLHPHLANRTISNALSGKASILHDVGRNYSIITMAHVLNSTASNPLLIQRSINGTLLGAPVSMFFVNGTGSTAGLGSHHAFGTVTEKMTKRDDGNCDGFGNDSGNIYTDNTVVCGGDGTTSEDGITGVYYGMDFYGTESQWEEYDADVGGQYPDSNGAWHLASELSSDTQNSQWWRTCLCDQESGDYAWTGGTPVYLEWRIQWLQRLLFWRLRRGFIVTYVSLQRLISDSFV; this is translated from the coding sequence ATGCGTGCTACGCCGTTGGCATTGCTGACCTTGTGGTTGTCAGCCTCCAACTACAATGGAGTCTACGCACAATCTATTCAACCACTAGATCAGCCGATCAAGGCGGTCTCGAGTGGTGAATTTGGGTTGCCTCAGGAACTCCACGTCCAGTTGCACAGCCACCTCCCAGTGCATGGTCGTGATGGAGAAGCCATCGTGCTGGGAACTTATAGCGGAGGCTCTGATGCCCAGCCTGTGACGGAAGATGACCATGACAACCTTGAACGCCGAGGACTGTGGTCGTTTGTCTGGGCAGCCACCAAGGTCTTCATCAACCCAATGTCTTGGACGTCTGGCATCACACTCGGTAACCTGGCATGTCAGGCTCTCGGATGGTGGAATAGTGCTCCGTCATGGGTGTCGTATACTTGCAACTCATTTGGCATCATCTCCGCAATGTTCTCTGTCTGGGACGGGCGTGCGGATCTCGCTACTGCGTGGAACGACTGGAAAAACGAAGGATCGTATCAGGGCAACTTGGAgagcctgcagctgctcccCTTCTACAATGATTATGGCAACGTTGTCGACAATGTAGGCCGAGGATTACCAAGTGTAAAGCGCGGTAATGAAGCTGGCTACTATGACTGGTCCGTCCTCCATCCTCACCTGGCAAACAGGACCATCAGCAACGCCCTCTCTGGAAAGGCCAGCATCTTGCACGATGTCGGCCGCAACtattccatcatcaccatggcccACGTGCTCAACAGCACCGCTTCAAACCCTCTTCTGATCCAGCGTTCCATCAACGGAACTTTGCTGGGTGCCCCGGTCTCCATGTTCTTTGTCAATGGCACCGGAAGCACAGCAGGCCTCGGGTCTCACCATGCATTTGGAACGGTCACAGAGAAGATGACCAAGCGTGATGACGGAAACTGTGATGGATTCGGAAACGACAGCGGCAACATCTACACCGACAACACGGTCGTATGCGGCGGAGATGGCACGACTTCGGAAGATGGAATCACGGGCGTCTACTACGGCATGGATTTCTACGGCACAGAGTCTCAGTGGGAGGAGTACGATGCCGACGTCGGGGGCCAGTATCCAGACAGCAACGGTGCGTGGCATCTCGCCAGTGAGCTCTCCAGCGATACGCAGAACAGCCAGTGGTGGCGAACCTGCCTGTGCGATCAGGAAAGCGGCGACTATGCATGGACGGGGGGCACTCCAGTATACTTGGAATGGCGGATTCAATGGCTACAACGATTGTTATTCTGGCGTTTGCGGAGGGGCTTCATAGTTACCTATGTAAGTCTGCAGCGACTGATATCAGACAGCTTTGTGTAA